A genomic stretch from Nitrospira defluvii includes:
- a CDS encoding ferritin-like domain-containing protein, which produces MSRTKGQSSFVQDIQALRERARQHIEDGAQTSDYRADRDTVLRLLNEALATEIVCVLRYRRHYFMAEGMNAESVKAEFLTHAGEEQAHADQLAERIVQLGGEPNLSPSGLTERSHSEYVEGDDLEDMIKEDLVAERIAIESYRDMIAFVGSDDPTTRRLLEEILAKEEEHAEDLVSLLK; this is translated from the coding sequence ATGAGTCGTACGAAAGGTCAATCATCATTCGTTCAGGACATCCAAGCCCTCAGAGAGCGCGCCCGTCAACACATCGAGGATGGGGCGCAGACGTCGGACTACCGGGCGGATCGCGATACTGTCCTCCGCCTGCTGAACGAGGCGTTGGCGACCGAAATCGTCTGCGTCCTGCGTTACCGGCGGCACTACTTCATGGCGGAAGGCATGAATGCGGAAAGCGTGAAGGCGGAATTCCTGACGCATGCCGGCGAAGAGCAGGCGCATGCCGATCAATTGGCTGAGCGCATTGTTCAACTGGGCGGTGAACCGAACCTGTCGCCGTCCGGTCTGACGGAGCGCAGCCATAGCGAGTACGTGGAAGGGGATGATCTGGAGGACATGATCAAGGAGGATTTGGTGGCTGAACGGATCGCGATCGAAAGTTACAGGGACATGATTGCCTTCGTCGGAAGCGACGACCCGACCACGCGACGCCTCTTGGAGGAAATCCTCGCTAAAGAAGAAGAACATGCTGAGGATCTGGTCAGTCTATTGAAGTAG
- the glgX gene encoding glycogen debranching protein GlgX — MKVWPGRPYPLGATWDGEGVNFSLFSENATSVELCLFDGPDASKESHRIRVEERTNQTWHVYLPEGRPGLHYGFRVDGPYDPQAGHRFNPAKLLIDPYAKSIADTIRLSDRMFGYRLGEADGDLVRDDRDNAEEMPKCVVVDQAFSWGGDHLLRTPWSKTIIYEVHVKGFTARHPQVPEHLRGTYAGLSTPAVIEYLQELGVTAVELLPVHHAVQDKHLTDQGLTNYWGYNTIGFFAPDMRYAASPVRGRHVREFKTMVKTLHSAGIEVILDVVYNHTAEGNHLGPTLSFRGIDNAAYYRLMADDPRYYMDYTGCGNSLNVRHPRTLQLIMDSLRYWVLDMHVDGFRFDLASTLARELHEVDRLSAFFDIIHQDPILSQVKLIAEPWDLGAGGYQVGNFPVGWAEWNGKYRDAIRRYWKGDGGQVAELAYRLSGSSDLYETSGRRPFASINFITAHDGFSLQDLVSYNEKHNEANGEGNQDGHNDNLSWNCGTEGQTDDPAILDLRLRQKRNMLTTLLLSQGVPMLCGGDEIGRTQQGNNNAYCQDNELSWHDWDLTAEDRVLLGFVRQLIALRQQHPVFRRRRFFQGRQIHGSEIKDIVWLRPDGQEMDEADWSQGYLRALGIVLAGDAIEETDARGNRIVDDTFLLLLNAHHEAIPFLLPSPDGNASWSVVLNTHVGGIAHPASTVTSGEPFTIEPRSMALLCRPFTISS, encoded by the coding sequence ATGAAGGTATGGCCAGGCCGGCCCTATCCGCTGGGGGCAACGTGGGACGGGGAGGGGGTGAACTTCTCTCTGTTTTCTGAAAACGCGACGTCGGTCGAATTATGTCTGTTTGATGGGCCTGACGCCTCCAAGGAGTCCCATCGGATTCGCGTGGAGGAACGGACCAATCAGACGTGGCATGTGTACCTGCCGGAGGGACGCCCTGGCCTCCATTATGGGTTTCGAGTAGACGGTCCGTACGATCCACAAGCGGGACACCGGTTCAATCCGGCCAAGCTGTTGATCGACCCCTATGCCAAATCCATTGCCGATACCATTCGCCTCTCGGATCGGATGTTCGGCTACCGGTTGGGCGAGGCGGATGGGGATCTGGTGCGTGATGACCGCGACAATGCCGAAGAGATGCCGAAATGTGTCGTGGTGGATCAAGCGTTCAGCTGGGGCGGCGATCATCTGCTCCGCACGCCCTGGTCCAAAACGATCATTTATGAAGTACACGTGAAGGGATTCACCGCCCGCCATCCGCAGGTGCCGGAACATTTACGCGGCACCTATGCCGGGTTATCCACGCCGGCGGTCATTGAGTACCTCCAAGAGCTGGGGGTGACGGCAGTCGAACTGTTGCCGGTACATCATGCGGTGCAGGACAAACACCTTACGGATCAGGGGCTGACGAATTACTGGGGGTACAACACGATCGGATTTTTCGCGCCCGACATGCGCTACGCCGCCAGTCCGGTGCGCGGGCGGCATGTGCGGGAGTTCAAGACCATGGTGAAAACCCTGCACAGCGCCGGGATCGAGGTGATTCTTGACGTGGTCTACAACCATACGGCCGAGGGCAACCACCTGGGGCCGACGCTCTCGTTTCGCGGCATCGACAATGCGGCCTACTACCGGCTGATGGCCGACGACCCTCGCTACTACATGGACTACACCGGTTGTGGAAACAGTCTGAATGTCCGGCACCCGCGAACCTTGCAGTTGATTATGGACAGTCTGCGCTACTGGGTCCTGGACATGCATGTGGACGGGTTCCGGTTCGACCTAGCTTCCACCCTGGCCAGAGAACTGCACGAAGTGGATCGTCTCAGCGCGTTTTTCGACATCATCCATCAGGACCCCATCTTGTCTCAGGTCAAGCTGATCGCAGAGCCCTGGGATCTCGGGGCGGGGGGATATCAGGTCGGCAATTTCCCGGTCGGCTGGGCGGAATGGAACGGCAAGTACCGCGATGCGATTCGCCGCTACTGGAAGGGGGACGGCGGGCAAGTCGCGGAGTTGGCCTACCGGCTGTCCGGCAGCAGCGATCTGTATGAAACGAGCGGGCGCCGCCCGTTTGCCAGCATTAACTTCATCACGGCGCATGACGGATTCAGCTTGCAGGATCTCGTCTCGTACAACGAGAAACATAACGAGGCGAACGGCGAGGGCAATCAGGATGGCCACAACGACAACCTCAGCTGGAATTGCGGGACCGAAGGCCAGACTGATGACCCGGCCATTCTCGATTTGCGTCTCCGGCAGAAGCGAAACATGCTGACGACCCTGTTGCTGTCTCAAGGGGTGCCGATGTTGTGCGGGGGAGATGAAATCGGCCGGACTCAGCAGGGGAATAATAATGCCTATTGCCAGGACAACGAATTGAGCTGGCACGACTGGGATCTGACGGCCGAAGATCGCGTCCTCCTCGGATTCGTCCGGCAATTGATTGCGCTCCGTCAGCAGCATCCGGTCTTCCGTCGCCGCCGCTTCTTTCAGGGGCGGCAAATCCATGGGTCGGAAATCAAGGACATTGTGTGGTTGCGTCCGGACGGCCAGGAGATGGATGAAGCGGATTGGAGTCAGGGATACCTCCGGGCGTTGGGCATCGTGTTGGCCGGTGATGCCATCGAGGAAACGGACGCACGCGGCAATCGGATCGTCGACGACACGTTCCTGCTGCTCCTTAATGCGCACCATGAGGCGATTCCCTTCCTGTTGCCTTCCCCCGACGGCAATGCTTCCTGGAGCGTGGTCCTCAATACCCATGTGGGTGGAATTGCGCATCCGGCTTCCACCGTGACAAGCGGCGAACCCTTCACCATCGAACCCCGATCCATGGCCCTGCTCTGCCGGCCCTTCACCATTTCGTCCTGA
- a CDS encoding PRC-barrel domain-containing protein, whose translation MTIHTGRRLLSASAIEGMPVQNQAGEDLGEIHSLMIDLENGRIAYAVLSFGGFLGLGDKLFALPWEALTLSAGGEFFILNVARERLEQAEGFDKDRWPDMADTAWGERLHTYYGYKPYW comes from the coding sequence ATGACTATTCATACAGGTCGACGGCTGTTGTCCGCCTCTGCCATCGAGGGCATGCCGGTGCAGAACCAAGCCGGCGAAGATCTCGGTGAAATTCATTCGCTGATGATCGACCTCGAAAACGGTCGTATCGCCTATGCCGTCCTGTCATTCGGAGGATTTCTTGGGCTGGGCGACAAGCTGTTCGCACTGCCGTGGGAAGCGCTCACGCTGTCCGCTGGTGGGGAATTTTTTATTCTGAACGTGGCCAGAGAGCGGCTGGAGCAGGCAGAAGGCTTCGATAAGGATCGCTGGCCCGACATGGCTGACACGGCCTGGGGCGAACGCCTTCATACCTACTATGGGTACAAGCCTTATTGGTGA
- a CDS encoding class I SAM-dependent methyltransferase: MSIRSRLISEIVRPFKHTMRRVLGDTLYQQVRVTFLGEPNGLGLDWRWGHSLRRTHPLRRDFGWRAGQPIDRYYAESHFFPAHCADVRGHVLEIGDNRYTTQFGGDRVTKSDVLHFHADSPGSTIQGDLTHAPHIPSDSFDCIILTFTLQFIFDVRAAIGTIARILKPNGVVLVLAPGISQISRYDMDTWGEYWRFTSLSARLLFEEAFRPSGISVSTYGNVLAATASLQGLISSELRREELDYHDRDYEVLIGIRAVKH; this comes from the coding sequence ATGAGCATCCGCAGCCGACTCATTTCTGAAATCGTCAGACCCTTCAAGCACACCATGCGCAGGGTGTTGGGCGACACCCTCTACCAGCAAGTCCGAGTGACATTCTTAGGAGAACCCAACGGGCTTGGGCTGGATTGGCGCTGGGGTCATTCGTTGCGTCGCACCCACCCCCTGCGACGCGACTTCGGATGGCGGGCCGGTCAACCCATCGATCGTTACTACGCGGAATCGCATTTTTTCCCCGCCCATTGTGCGGACGTCCGCGGGCACGTGTTGGAAATCGGCGACAACCGTTACACGACGCAATTCGGCGGCGACCGTGTCACCAAGTCCGACGTGCTCCACTTTCACGCTGACTCCCCTGGCTCCACGATTCAGGGCGATCTCACACATGCCCCGCACATTCCCTCCGACAGCTTCGACTGCATCATTCTGACGTTCACGTTGCAGTTCATTTTTGACGTGCGGGCCGCGATTGGCACGATCGCCCGTATTCTCAAACCCAACGGCGTCGTACTGGTCCTGGCTCCGGGTATCAGCCAGATCTCCCGGTACGACATGGACACGTGGGGAGAATATTGGCGTTTCACGTCCCTGTCCGCCCGCCTCCTCTTTGAGGAAGCCTTTCGGCCCTCAGGCATCAGCGTCTCCACCTACGGCAATGTCTTGGCCGCGACCGCCAGCCTTCAAGGACTGATCAGTTCCGAACTCCGTCGCGAGGAACTCGATTATCACGATCGAGACTACGAGGTATTGATCGGCATCCGAGCCGTCAAACACTGA
- a CDS encoding CBS domain-containing protein yields MEATRPAAGIYLESTRNEQMSLLPGDVKQVKDVMTTNVTTATPRTSLGEAAGLMKKLDVPVVVVFDGARLRGMLTARDMGLNQSIRNAPPNATIERFMNTSVPSCHDDDVLTDALDVMRVARLEWLPVLDRRHRLVGVLSKYTAHL; encoded by the coding sequence ATGGAAGCGACTCGTCCTGCAGCGGGGATTTATCTGGAGTCGACACGCAACGAGCAAATGAGTCTCTTGCCGGGAGACGTCAAACAGGTCAAGGACGTGATGACCACAAACGTGACGACCGCGACCCCACGAACCAGTCTCGGGGAGGCAGCCGGCTTGATGAAGAAACTTGATGTGCCGGTCGTAGTGGTGTTTGACGGGGCACGCTTGCGAGGGATGCTCACCGCACGCGATATGGGACTCAATCAGTCCATCCGGAACGCTCCGCCGAATGCAACCATCGAACGATTCATGAATACCTCGGTTCCCTCCTGTCATGACGACGATGTGCTCACGGATGCCCTCGATGTCATGCGTGTCGCCAGGCTGGAATGGCTTCCCGTATTGGATCGCCGGCACCGTCTCGTCGGAGTGCTCTCTAAGTACACGGCCCATCTCTGA
- a CDS encoding response regulator, giving the protein MPKARLVIADDHSIVLEAYRQLLEPEYEVVGSALNGEELLRIAPALAPDIILLDISMPTLNGLDVSRQLRASLPQAKLIFVTMMSEPFYITQAFDLGAVGYVLKQSASTELLSALTAALKNRRYISPQLSLEVQDAIETPWVKPEGFSSKLTPRQQEVLQLLTKGRSTKEIAAELKVSAKAVEFHKGNITRRLGIHTTAELTRFALSQGLTTLDEPQP; this is encoded by the coding sequence GTGCCGAAAGCGCGTCTCGTGATCGCCGACGACCACAGCATCGTCCTGGAAGCCTATCGGCAATTACTGGAACCGGAGTATGAAGTGGTCGGATCCGCGTTGAACGGCGAGGAATTGCTGCGTATTGCGCCGGCCTTGGCTCCCGACATCATCCTGCTGGACATTTCCATGCCGACCCTGAACGGTCTCGATGTGTCACGGCAACTTCGGGCTTCCCTGCCTCAGGCAAAGTTGATCTTCGTCACGATGATGAGCGAGCCCTTCTACATTACCCAAGCATTCGACCTGGGCGCCGTGGGATATGTGCTGAAGCAATCGGCGTCGACTGAACTGCTGTCGGCCTTGACCGCGGCGCTGAAGAATCGCCGCTACATTTCGCCGCAGTTGTCCTTGGAAGTGCAGGATGCGATCGAGACGCCGTGGGTCAAACCGGAGGGGTTCTCGTCTAAACTCACGCCACGGCAGCAGGAGGTATTGCAGCTGCTGACGAAGGGGCGTTCGACAAAAGAAATTGCGGCGGAGCTCAAGGTCTCGGCGAAGGCGGTGGAGTTTCACAAGGGCAACATCACTCGCCGCCTGGGGATTCACACCACGGCCGAACTGACACGGTTCGCGCTGTCACAGGGTCTGACGACCCTCGATGAGCCACAGCCCTGA
- a CDS encoding response regulator, with amino-acid sequence MKPRVLIADDHTLVAEGIERLLERECDLCGRVADGRALVQAVERDKPDIALVDIALPLLNGLDACRQIKKAAPEVKLLVLTMHGEQYFVTEAFRAGVSGYVLKQSVAEELLFAVKEVLKGRMYVSPSVAENLVEQALHPSAEPLSTETAAHDGLSVRQREVLQLIAEGQSAKEIASTLNVSIKTVEFHKTRIMKQLGVHSTAELTKHAIAIGLIVMPQQPTVPESRV; translated from the coding sequence ATGAAACCCAGAGTCCTGATCGCTGATGACCATACACTGGTGGCGGAAGGTATCGAACGATTGCTGGAGCGCGAGTGTGACCTCTGCGGCAGAGTCGCCGACGGACGAGCCCTTGTGCAGGCCGTCGAACGCGACAAACCGGACATTGCGCTGGTGGATATCGCCCTGCCGTTGCTCAACGGATTAGATGCGTGCCGTCAAATCAAGAAGGCCGCGCCGGAGGTGAAGTTGCTCGTGCTCACCATGCATGGCGAACAGTACTTCGTCACGGAAGCGTTTCGCGCCGGCGTCTCGGGTTATGTGCTCAAGCAGTCTGTGGCGGAGGAATTGCTCTTTGCGGTCAAGGAAGTGCTGAAGGGGCGTATGTATGTGTCTCCGAGCGTCGCCGAGAATCTGGTCGAGCAGGCGCTGCACCCCAGCGCGGAGCCGCTGTCTACGGAGACGGCTGCACATGATGGACTGAGCGTGCGGCAGCGGGAAGTGCTGCAACTGATCGCCGAGGGGCAGTCGGCCAAAGAGATTGCATCGACGTTGAATGTGTCGATCAAGACGGTAGAGTTCCACAAGACGCGCATCATGAAGCAACTTGGAGTGCACAGTACGGCCGAATTGACCAAGCACGCGATTGCGATCGGGTTGATTGTGATGCCCCAGCAGCCGACCGTCCCTGAGTCGAGGGTATAG
- a CDS encoding PRC-barrel domain-containing protein, with product MKRTMMMYAGTIAFVLAASSPGFSQDATIGDKPDSTMGKGAGTGTPTEPPKVDKKTDLTGGQQGVPEGYADTPVRQGKLVEARDNRFSNAMVHNAQGEAIGRIKELLKDTKTNEIEYAVFVPNDSKRPIPLRWSQFQTKNDKLQLTLNKEDYQNIVQMNSSKDQSPDLKAYMDQINQVRSAPSTSGSSGVPGQKGPDATGSMGEESVGGGGMSGTSGLPSGPAPGFEGGHPSSKR from the coding sequence ATGAAACGGACTATGATGATGTATGCAGGAACGATCGCGTTTGTACTGGCCGCGAGTTCACCGGGGTTTTCTCAGGACGCCACGATCGGCGACAAGCCGGACTCGACGATGGGGAAGGGGGCCGGCACAGGAACGCCGACGGAACCTCCGAAAGTCGATAAAAAAACCGATCTCACCGGTGGGCAACAGGGTGTCCCGGAAGGTTATGCCGATACTCCGGTACGGCAGGGCAAGCTGGTGGAGGCACGGGACAATAGGTTTTCCAATGCCATGGTCCACAATGCACAGGGCGAAGCCATCGGAAGAATCAAGGAGCTGTTGAAAGATACGAAAACGAATGAAATCGAATATGCGGTCTTTGTGCCCAATGACTCGAAGCGGCCGATTCCGCTCCGCTGGAGTCAATTTCAAACGAAGAACGACAAGCTCCAACTCACCTTGAACAAGGAGGACTATCAAAACATCGTGCAGATGAACAGTAGCAAGGATCAGTCTCCTGATCTGAAGGCCTATATGGATCAGATCAATCAAGTGCGGTCTGCGCCCTCCACCTCCGGAAGCTCCGGCGTGCCCGGCCAAAAGGGACCGGATGCGACCGGCTCGATGGGCGAAGAGAGCGTGGGTGGCGGCGGTATGAGCGGGACCAGCGGATTGCCGTCCGGACCAGCGCCGGGATTCGAGGGGGGCCATCCGAGCAGTAAGCGGTAA
- a CDS encoding glycosyltransferase family 4 protein — MKIAQVAPLRDSVPPLHGGRTEQTISYLTEELVRQGHEVTLFASGDSMTSARLVASCPQSLRLASGIANPDAPLITLMERAFSASQAFDLIHSHLDFLPFPLARRCGTPVVTTLHGRLDPPELLPVYRKFSEMPLVSVSTAQREPLAWANWQRTIYPALPIDLFSPRYETGRYLAFLGRLAPDTALDQAIALSLRSGIPLRIGATVDPTQIEYYHTVIEPLLDHPLIELVGELTDSEKNDFLGHAYALIAPYDRTVSSAVELIESLACGTPVIASSTAVASEIIEQGVTGVLCKNFDEMLAATDFVPLLARSDSRQSFESRFTAERMAREYVQVYQQLLGHSLSEDALHAPDSNRLAYSEPR; from the coding sequence ATGAAAATCGCTCAGGTTGCTCCGCTCCGTGATAGCGTTCCTCCCCTTCATGGAGGACGTACCGAACAGACCATCTCCTATCTCACCGAGGAATTGGTTCGACAAGGACACGAGGTCACGCTCTTTGCCAGCGGCGATTCCATGACTTCAGCTCGCCTGGTCGCATCCTGCCCTCAATCCTTGCGTCTCGCCTCCGGAATCGCAAATCCTGATGCGCCGCTGATCACACTGATGGAACGAGCCTTCTCGGCATCGCAAGCCTTCGATCTGATTCACTCGCACTTGGATTTTCTACCGTTTCCCCTTGCGCGTCGTTGCGGAACACCGGTCGTCACGACCCTGCACGGGCGTCTCGATCCTCCGGAACTGCTGCCGGTTTACAGAAAATTTTCCGAGATGCCGCTCGTCTCTGTATCAACGGCACAACGCGAACCACTGGCCTGGGCGAACTGGCAAAGGACCATTTACCCTGCCCTACCGATCGATCTCTTTTCTCCCCGGTATGAGACCGGCCGATACCTGGCATTCCTCGGACGACTGGCCCCGGACACTGCCCTCGATCAAGCAATCGCCTTGTCTCTCCGGAGCGGAATCCCGCTACGGATCGGGGCGACCGTGGACCCGACTCAGATAGAGTACTATCACACGGTCATTGAGCCGCTGTTGGATCATCCTCTCATCGAACTGGTAGGCGAGCTCACGGATTCGGAGAAAAACGACTTTCTCGGTCATGCCTATGCCTTGATCGCTCCATACGACAGAACGGTATCGTCCGCCGTGGAGCTCATCGAATCGTTGGCCTGCGGGACACCGGTCATTGCCTCCTCAACGGCTGTTGCCTCCGAAATCATCGAGCAGGGCGTCACAGGAGTGCTGTGCAAGAACTTCGACGAGATGCTTGCTGCAACCGATTTTGTTCCGTTGCTGGCCAGATCAGATTCCAGGCAGTCATTTGAATCACGTTTTACCGCGGAGCGAATGGCACGGGAGTATGTCCAAGTCTACCAACAACTGCTTGGCCACTCACTCTCCGAAGATGCCCTCCACGCTCCAGACTCGAATCGCCTTGCTTACTCAGAACCACGTTGA
- a CDS encoding CsbD family protein, producing the protein MNTDQFKGKWVQFKGEVKKQWGKFTDDDLMQIEGDYDKFVGRVQERYGEKKEEVVRWADDWYRQQGQPSPGQREAQRPR; encoded by the coding sequence ATGAATACCGATCAGTTCAAGGGGAAGTGGGTGCAGTTCAAGGGGGAGGTCAAGAAGCAGTGGGGGAAATTCACGGACGATGACCTGATGCAGATCGAAGGCGACTACGACAAATTCGTCGGCCGTGTACAGGAACGGTATGGAGAGAAGAAGGAAGAAGTCGTCCGCTGGGCCGACGATTGGTACCGGCAGCAAGGTCAACCGAGCCCCGGGCAGCGTGAAGCGCAGCGTCCTCGATAA
- a CDS encoding superoxide dismutase, translating to MNRPDLYRVKSYDVFGLAGISDDTLHMHFGLYEGYVKAANALRAQLDEFRRDGTVDQEAMPAYSELTRRLGFEYNGMVLHEYYFGNLLRGGGNRPSSESVFGRAIARTFGDYERWQADFCSVGMLRGVGWAICNVDPSSGLVSNHWVTLHEHGNVAGFQPVLVMDVWEHAYLLDYKPNERRHYIDSFFQNVAWGAVEDRMQAGLSPAMAHR from the coding sequence ATGAACAGGCCCGATCTGTATCGCGTCAAGTCCTACGATGTATTCGGATTGGCCGGTATCTCGGATGACACCCTCCACATGCACTTTGGTCTGTATGAGGGGTATGTCAAAGCCGCCAATGCGTTACGCGCTCAACTGGATGAATTCCGGCGCGACGGCACAGTCGATCAGGAAGCCATGCCGGCCTACTCCGAGCTCACCAGGCGGTTGGGGTTCGAATACAACGGGATGGTACTCCATGAGTACTATTTCGGAAACCTCCTGCGGGGCGGCGGGAATCGTCCCTCGTCGGAGTCGGTTTTTGGAAGAGCGATTGCCAGGACATTCGGCGACTATGAACGGTGGCAAGCGGATTTTTGCAGCGTCGGCATGTTGCGGGGCGTGGGGTGGGCGATCTGTAATGTCGATCCTTCGAGCGGTCTGGTGTCCAACCACTGGGTCACACTACATGAACATGGCAATGTCGCGGGCTTTCAACCGGTGCTGGTCATGGATGTGTGGGAGCATGCGTATCTACTGGATTATAAGCCGAACGAGCGCAGGCACTACATTGACTCATTTTTTCAGAATGTCGCCTGGGGTGCGGTCGAAGACCGCATGCAGGCCGGACTCTCTCCGGCCATGGCCCATCGTTAA